One part of the Candida albicans SC5314 chromosome R, complete sequence genome encodes these proteins:
- the SIK1 gene encoding snoRNP complex protein (Putative U3 snoRNP protein; Hap43p-induced gene; physically interacts with TAP-tagged Nop1p), which translates to MPGLDYLLFEEATGYGIFKVLIQQDDIASRSKEVQEAANDLSKFSKMVELVSFAPFKGAAQALENANDISEGLVSPYLQSILELNLPKTSSKKRIALGVSDKNLGPSIKEVFPNVDVLSNEIVQDFLRGIRVHGAKLFKDLQEGDIERAQLGLGHAFSRAKVKFSVQKNDNHIIQAIALLDQLDKDINTFAMRVKEWYGWHFPELAKIVPDNYSYAKLALSIKDKASLTDDSLHDVAAILNDDSGLAQRVIDNAKISMGQDISEQDMDNVITFAQRVVNLYEYRQQLYKYLTDKMHTVAPNLSTLIGEVVGARLISHAGSLTNLSKQAASTVQILGAEKALFRALKTKGNTPKYGLIYHSSFIGKASAKNKGRISRYLANKCSIASRIDNYSEEPTTAFGEILKKQVEDRLKFYDTGSAPMKNSDAIKAALALNGQDLAGAEEQKDVDMVSDEEQVKKEKKEKKEKKEKKDKKEKKEKKDKKEKKDKKEKKDKKDKKRKSDDGEETPKKKKKKSKD; encoded by the coding sequence ATGCCTGGATTAGattatcttctttttgaaGAAGCTACTGGATATGGTATATTCAAAGTATTAATTCAACAAGATGACATTGCATCAAGACTGAAAGAAGTCCAAGAAGCCGCCAATGATTTATccaaattttccaaaatggTGGAATTAGTATCATTTGCTCCATTTAAAGGTGCAGCTCAAGCTTTAGAAAATGCTAATGATATTTCCGAAGGGTTAGTCTCACCATATTTACAATCTATTTTAGAATTAAATTTACCTAAAACATCttctaaaaaaagaattgctCTTGGTGTTTCTGATAAAAATTTGGGTCCTTCAATCAAAGAAGTTTTCCCAAATGTTGATGTTTTAtctaatgaaattgttcaaGATTTCCTTAGAGGTATCAGAGTCCATGGTGCtaaattattcaaagatTTACAAGAAGGTGATATTGAAAGAGCTCAATTAGGTTTAGGTCATGCCTTTTCTAGAGCTAAAGTTAAGTTTTCCGTACAGAAAAATGATAACCATATCATTCAAGCTATTGCTTTGTTGGATCAATTAGATAAAGATATCAACACTTTTGCCATGAGAGTTAAAGAATGGTATGGATGGCATTTCCCTGAATTGGCCAAGATTGTTCCTGACAATTATAGTTATGCCAAATTGGCCTTGTCCATCAAAGACAAGGCTTCATTGACTGACGATTCATTGCATGATGTTGCTGCCATTTTGAATGATGATTCAGGATTAGCTCAAAGAGTCATTGATAATGCTAAAATCTCCATGGGTCAAGATATCAGTGAACAAGACATGGATAATGTTATAACTTTTGCTCAAAGAGTAGTAAATCTTTATGAATACAGACAACAATTGTACAAATATCTTACTGATAAGATGCACACTGTTGCTCCTAACTTGTCAACTTTGATTGGTGAAGTTGTTGGTGCTAGATTGATTTCCCATGCTGGTTCTTTGACTAATTTATCCAAACAAGCTGCTTCTACTGTTCAAATATTGGGTGCTGAAAAGGCTTTGTTCAGAGCCTTGAAAACTAAGGGTAACACACCAAAATATGgtttgatttatcattCATCTTTTATTGGTAAAGCTAGTGCCAAAAACAAGGGTAGAATTTCTAGATATTTGGCTAACAAATGTTCTATTGCTTCTagaattgataattattcCGAAGAACCAACTACTGCTTTTGGtgaaattttgaagaaacaaGTTGAAGATAGATTGAAATTTTACGACACTGGTTCAGCTCCAATGAAGAATTCCGATGCTATTAAAGCTGCTTTGGCTTTGAATGGACAAGATCTTGCTGGTGCtgaagaacaaaaagatGTTGACATGGTCAGTGATGAAGAGCAAGTgaagaaggaaaagaaagaaaagaaagaaaagaaagaaaagaaggataaaaaggaaaagaaggaaaagaaagataaaaaggaaaagaaagataaaaaggaaaagaaagataagAAAGATAAGAAGAGAAAATCAGATGATGGAGAAGAAACtccaaagaaaaagaagaagaagtcTAAGGATTAG
- a CDS encoding uncharacterized protein (Ortholog(s) have lipid particle localization), whose protein sequence is MASIPELLSFLLLVCFLTVLDILRSLITIMSANNNNNNNHNNNSNALQNPVSPKPTEGNSKQESENTVTNELPTFQHLKHYPLVNSTKSAIELIPLSKSVFSIMGNSFSFVRSYQPMKYIVGRSDTLTNRALDEIDKWLPSLQTVEVQDITTPITKPVNDTVETVQNTITAVNGSVNKNFVDPTKSALGSVKEEFQNHVYDAEGKGIISSQADPMVAPLNHTLEQFVDNHFPNTKKVPTEGHASEISRTFKIVGNLISRGEKEKEKEKESSDKSKPEKTKS, encoded by the coding sequence ATGGCGTCAATTCCTGaacttctttctttcctaTTACTAGTTTGCTTCCTTACCGTGCTAGATATTTTAAGATCCCTTATCACCATCATGTCTgctaacaataataataacaataatcacaacaacaatagcaaTGCATTGCAAAATCCTGTTTCACCAAAACCTACTGAAGGAAATTCCAAACAAGAATCTGAGAATACAGTTACCAACGAGTTACCCACTTTCCAACATTTGAAACATTATCCACTTGtgaattcaacaaaatcgGCTATTGAACTTATTCCTTTGAGTAAAAGTGTATTTTCAATCATGGggaattcattttcatttgtcAGAAGTTATCAACCAATGAAATATATTGTGGGTAGAAGTGACACTTTGACAAATCGAGCacttgatgaaattgataaatggTTACCAAGTTTACAAACGGTTGAAGTTCAAGACATTACTACACCAATCACCAAACCAGTAAATGATACCGTTGAAACTGTTCAAAATACTATCACTGCCGTTAATGGTTCCgttaataaaaattttgttgatcCAACAAAAAGTGCACTAGGTTCAgttaaagaagaatttcaaaatcatgTGTATGATGCTGAAGGTAAAGGGATAATTTCAAGTCAAGCTGATCCCATGGTAGCTCCATTAAATCATACTTTGGagcaatttgttgataatcatTTCCCTAATACTAAAAAAGTTCCAACTGAAGGTCACGCTAGTGAAATATCGAGAACATTCAAGATTGTCGGGAATTTGATATCAAGAGGCGAAAAGGAGaaggaaaaagagaaagagtCTCTGGATAAAAGTAAACCAGAAAAGACAAAATCATAA